The following nucleotide sequence is from Prunus dulcis unplaced genomic scaffold, ALMONDv2, whole genome shotgun sequence.
GGTCTACACATGTTGACCTTTTGCATGGTAGTCAGCAACAAAACAACCACTTGGCAGCATCAGCTCATGCAGACTCTGGTAATCGACTATTGGGCTGCCTACTGTCCTTGGGGAGCTGTTTTGGCTTCGCTTTATGGCTCATTATTCAGGTGACACATTCACATACAAATTTAGGGGTATAATATGAGCGCTTTTATTAGAAGAAtgttaaaatttttgttaaaaatttaAGAGCTTTTGAGAAAAGTATTTGGAAGTGCAGAGATTGTTTTCATGACTCATTAgcatttttaaattattgtgtCATACTTAATATTAGAAGTGCTTTTGATTGTTAGAAAATACTTTTATGCTCTATTTGGTTCGTGGaatgaatttgaggggaaattaTTTATCATGTCATTTCCCAAGGAATGAGAATAGAAGATTCTTttcccacgtttggtaatgctAGGAAAGTAATCGGGATATAtaactttatttctttttccatgtctgttttgagtaggaatggaaaacaaagtttgtataaattttcaattatacccatattaaatcaaataaaaaaagaatgcatttaatgatatattataattctaaattgttaatggagATAAAATGgtcataaaaaatatgtatttagTGTTAGCTCATTtccccaaactttcccatgatgaggaaaaacaaaaccccaagTTGGGAGGATGACTTCACTTTCCCTCTTACTTTTTTATGAGCCAGGCAACGATTTCTCATACctagacttaccaaacatgggaaagcaattgatttctcattCTCAAGTCTCATTTCTCATGAACCAAATGGGACCTTAGCCCTTAAAAAAACATTCCTAAACATGccctagagagagaaaaaagaaaaacccccTTTCCATTCCTCCCTATCCGGCCATGACACTGCCAAAGCTCAGTGCCCATGAAATTCTTATTagtaatatatattatgatcACATTAGACTAATAcatatttagttttttttttttttttttttctaacattTGTTCTGTTTGTGCAACAGACTACTAACATTTGTTCTGTTTGTGCAACAGACTAAAATGGGGGCGACGTACCCTTGCTACTATTCAAGCTCTGCTTTAATGTCAGCAATGGGGTCAATCCAGGCCGTTGGATTTGCCCTCATCAAGGAGAGGGACTGGAGCCAATGGAAATTAGGTTGGAATATTAGGCTTCTCACAGTGGCATACGGGGTATTACCACCCTAAGCTTCTTCTACTATTTGTTGTTCTTAAATTTCCATCACCCTCATCTAAAAATATCGCGATTtgatcttatatatatagtcaattaataataattgaatatGGCTATGCtcatgacttttttttatgtaGGGAGTTGTGGCCACTGGGCTAAGTGTGACATGTATTGCTTTGTGCATACGCATGAGAGGCCCCTTGTTTGTATCTGTTTTCAACCCTCTTATGCTGGTGCTTGTTGCCATTGTTGGGTCTCTGGTATTGGACGAGAAGCTGCACCTTGGAAGGTACTATATATACCACTTTTTTTATAGAACTGATTGATCAATCTCTCAACTAGGGTCGACCTTGAGATTCTGAAAATTTACCATAAATTGATGtcgtaaaacaataaaagtAATGAACGAGAAATGTGCATATACGTTTGGGGCTTTGCTt
It contains:
- the LOC117613629 gene encoding WAT1-related protein At1g25270-like — encoded protein: RLESLNLRSIAGKAKVLGTLMGIGGAMVLTFYKGVEINIWSTHVDLLHGSQQQNNHLAASAHADSGNRLLGCLLSLGSCFGFALWLIIQTKMGATYPCYYSSSALMSAMGSIQAVGFALIKERDWSQWKLGWNIRLLTVAYGGVVATGLSVTCIALCIRMRGPLFVSVFNPLMLVLVAIVGSLVLDEKLHLGSVLGAVLIVCGLYAVLWGKGKEINKSQSVAPSESLHHQDSGSIDIVIMPNGMSSNNEGLTSNNAPNTVEERRI